The following coding sequences are from one Triticum aestivum cultivar Chinese Spring chromosome 5A, IWGSC CS RefSeq v2.1, whole genome shotgun sequence window:
- the LOC123108178 gene encoding uncharacterized protein: MGSKQQPALRPSSTDGGCGGDHGRAASVRERSSVTNASFRVYYSLRAGAVPFLWESAPGTPKRGAAAVSPESSLPATTATSSGAGGATLLPPPPSPPPSYQSPFHGKGRKPSWAAAAGDIVRALLGVLRLRKSHRRSRRRPDMPCI, from the coding sequence ATGGGCTCGAAGCAGCAGCCCGCGCTCCGGCCGAGCTCCACCGACGGAGGTTGCGGCGGCGACCATGGCAGGGCGGCGTCCGTGAGGGAGCGGTCGAGCGTGACGAACGCGTCCTTCAGGGTCTACTACAGCCTGCGCGCCGGCGCCGTGCCGTTCCTCTGGGAGTCCGCGCCCGGCACGCCAAAGAGGGGCGCGGCCGCCGTCTCCCCGGAGTCGTCCCTCCCAGCCACCACAGCGACCAGCAGCGGCGCTGGTGGTGCTACGCTGCTGcctccgcccccctcgccgccgccgtcgtacCAGTCGCCGTTCCATGGGAAGGGGAGGAAGCCGTCCTGGGCGGCCGCGGCGGGAGACATTGTGAGGGCGCTGCTCGGCGTGCTTCGGCTCAGGAAGAGCCACCGCCGGTCGCGCCGGCGCCCCGACATGCCATGTATTTGA